From the Daucus carota subsp. sativus chromosome 8, DH1 v3.0, whole genome shotgun sequence genome, one window contains:
- the LOC108197165 gene encoding uncharacterized protein LOC108197165 isoform X1, with protein MAAQVGKARKKDLFYLYKVALPAMYALESENENANLFNCVQRGHQNSMEWMPLFLTFMMLGGIKYSVISSVLGVVYIVSFYFYLKGYSTGDPKKPLSVGLQSEPHFTGLDFNNMKEKKHKCQTNKNVYQGFYVS; from the exons ATGGCTGCTCAAGTTGGCAAAGCCCGTAAAAAGGATTTATTTTATCT GTATAAGGTTGCTCTACCTGCGATGTATGCTTTAGaatcagaaaatgaaaatgCTAATCTCTTTAACTGTGTTCAG AGAGGTCACCAGAACTCCATGGAGTGGATGCCTTTGTTCTTGACATTCATGATGTTGGGAGGGATTAAGTACTCTGTCATCTCCTCAGTTCTTGGTGTTGTTTatattgttagtttttattTCTATTTAAAAGGATATTCCACTGGCGATCCTAAGAAGCCTCTATCTGTCGG ATTGCAGAGTGAACCTCATTTTACAGGCCTTGACTTCAACAACATGAAAGAGAAGAAACATAAGTGCCAGACAAACAAGAACGTGTATCAAGGCTTTTATGTTTCTTGA
- the LOC108197165 gene encoding uncharacterized protein LOC108197165 isoform X2 → MMKNQINASDIDYCMRMNTEYLGYSAGSPVIHAFGRLYKVLARRISTTLTVCYWHLKGTFRRVQCVTRNFGLTEVPDSQVIWQRRSLTFCSYMVFSEDCLQTGVLTLL, encoded by the exons ATGATGAAGAATCAGATAAATGCCTCGGATATTGATT ATTGCATGAGAATGAATACCGAGTATTTAGGGTATAGTGCTGGATCTCCTGTTATACATGCTTTTGGGAGGTTGTACAAAGTTTTAGCAAGGAGGATAAGCACGACTCTTACAGTTTGTTACTGGCACCTCAAAG GTACCTTTAGAAGGGTTCAGTGTGTTACAAGGAATTTCGGGCTCACAGAAGTTCCAGATTCACAAGTCATATGGCAGCGCAGATCACTTACCTTTTGCTCATATATG GTCTTTTCGGAAGACTGCCTGCAGACTGGTGTCCTGACTCTTTTGTAA
- the LOC108199903 gene encoding protein OCTOPUS, translating to MNPNTTDPPPPQPPQPPRSSFSCDTHPLEQFTGFCPLCLCERLTTLEPSSSASSSRPPNTSNSTLKSIFKINKATPSFFPELRRSHSFSASKNEPFSGVFEPQRHSCDIRGRKSFNLEQDKSEPICSQAQNQGLETRGLKSLSLEQESNKPICSQAQNQVLDIKGRKSLSLEQENNKPIGLQAQNQGLEIRGRKSLSLEQENNKPICSQAQNQGLEIKGRKSFNLEQDCNRPICLQAQNPVLEIEDQENDEITVLEDDLNVISSNTISSAVTSEEIVVEKSIKDHIDLDSQPKKSSGMKFWSAASVFSKKWQKWMRKETKKGRSGNGSSGLATLPVEKPISRQLRETQSEIADYGFGRRSCDTDPRFSLDVGRMSFDDPRYSFEEPRASWDGYLIGKNFSRLPPMVEDDPVVSVSRTDTDIPVVEDTFVGNGFGNGDEDVPGGSAQTRDYYLDSSSKRRKSLDRSGSLRKTAAFADIDDVKVVSNAKVTPAVIDYVNGGRELNGDRHLRELNLNSLRDDCSGTFELGSRDNASVIGNNGEGKESKKSRRWNWKILGFILPRGGNKEEDGERGNSRPSRFERSLSGSWQELRRDGNREGKGAFDRKAFRSNSSVSWRNSYNVAGSFGSMRKSSIEVNGNGKKKKEEFVLERNQSARYSTSDIDNGLLRFYLTPLRGSRRGGLGKSRSSNSQSIARSVLRLY from the coding sequence ATGAATCCCAACACCACCGACCCACCACCACCTCAGCCACCGCAACCTCCACGCTCTTCCTTCAGCTGTGACACTCACCCTCTTGAACAATTCACTGGCTTTTGCCCCTTGTGTCTTTGTGAGCGCCTCACAACACTTGAGCCCTCTTCATCAGCCTCTTCTTCACGCCCACCAAACACCTCAAATTCTACTCTTAAGTCCATTTTCAAGATCAATAAAGCAACCCCTTCTTTTTTTCCTGAGCTTAGGAGGTCTCACTCCTTTTCTGCCTCGAAAAACGAGCCTTTTTCTGGGGTTTTTGAGCCACAGAGACACTCTTGTGATATTAGGGGGAGAAAAAGTTTTAATCTTGAGCAAGATAAGAGTGAGCCCATTTGCTCACAAGCTCAAAACCAAGGTCTTGAGACTAGGGGTTTGAAAAGTTTGAGTCTTGAGCAAGAAAGTAATAAGCCCATTTGCTCACAAGCTCAGAATCAGGTTCTTGATATAAAGGGTAGAAAAAGTTTGAGTCTTGAGCAAGAAAATAATAAGCCCATTGGCCTACAAGCTCAAAATCAAGGTCTTGAGATAAGGGGAAGGAAAAGTTTGAGTCTTGAGCAAGAAAATAATAAGCCCATTTGCTCACAAGCTCAAAATCAAGGTCTAGAGATAAAGGGTAGAAAAAGTTTTAATCTTGAGCAAGATTGCAATAGGCCCATTTGTTTGCAAGCCCAAAATCCAGTTCTTGAAATTGAAGATCAAGAAAATGATGAAATTACAGTATTGGAGGATGATTTGAATGTAATTTCTTCGAATACTATTAGTTCTGCTGTTACTAGTGAGGAAATTGTGGTGGAGAAGAGTATTAAAGATCATATAGATCTTGATTCGCAACCGAAGAAGTCATCTGGCATGAAGTTCTGGTCAGCAGCTTCAGTTTTTAGTAAGAAATGGCAAAAATGGATGAGGAAAGAGACGAAAAAGGGGAGGAGTGGAAATGGCTCTTCTGGCTTAGCTACATTGCCTGTTGAGAAGCCTATTTCGAGGCAATTACGAGAGACTCAATCAGAGATCGCAGATTATGGATTTGGTAGGCGATCTTGCGATACTGATCCAAGGTTTTCGCTTGATGTGGGTCGAATGtcgtttgatgatccaagataCTCTTTTGAAGAGCCTAGGGCTTCTTGGGATGGTTATTTGATCGGAAAGAATTTTTCCCGGCTTCCTCCTATGGTGGAAGATGATCCTGTGGTTAGTGTATCGAGAACTGATACTGATATTCCGGTAGTAGAGGATACATTTGTTGGGAATGGTTTTGGGAATGGAGATGAGGATGTGCCTGGTGGTTCTGCTCAGACTAGGGATTATTACTTAGATTCTTCATCGAAGAGGAGAAAAAGTCTTGATAGGTCTGGTTCGCTTAGGAAGACTGCTGCATTTGCAGATATTGATGATGTGAAGGTGGTTTCTAATGCTAAAGTGACACCTGCAGTCATAGATTATGTCAATGGGGGAAGAGAGTTGAATGGGGATAGACATTTGAGGGAGTTAAATCTAAATTCTCTGAGAGATGATTGTTCGGGGACATTTGAATTGGGATCTAGAGATAATGCCTCGGTTATCGGGAACAATGGGGAGGGAAAAGAGTCGAAAAAGTCGAGGAGGTGGAATTGGAAAATTTTGGGATTTATACTCCCTCGTGGAGGGAATAAGGAGGAGGATGGTGAAAGGGGCAATAGTAGACCAAGTAGGTTTGAGAGGTCACTCTCAGGGTCTTGGCAAGAGCTTAGGAGGGATGGTAACAGAGAGGGTAAGGGGGCTTTTGATAGGAAGGCATTTCGTAGTAATAGTAGTGTGAGCTGGAGGAACTCTTATAATGTGGCTGGATCGTTTGGTAGTATGAGGAAATCAAGTATTGAGGTTAATGGGAAcgggaagaagaagaaagaagagttTGTCTTGGAGAGGAATCAAAGTGCGAGATATTCAACTAGTGACATTGATAATGGCCTCTTACGTTTTTACTTGACACCATTGAGAGGAAGTCGAAGGGGTGGACTAGGAAAAAGTAGGTCTAGCAACTCTCAATCAATTGCTAGAAGCGTTCTGCGGCTCTACTAG
- the LOC108198741 gene encoding protein NRT1/ PTR FAMILY 8.1: protein MAADDIYTNDGTVDCHKKPAIKKETGNWRACKFVLGTECCERLAYYGMSTNLVNYLQERFNEDNVTASNNVTNWSGTCYITPLIGAFLADAFMGRYWTIAIFSIIYILGMTLLTLSASVSGLKPVCDENGSCHATSAQSAVCFLALYMVALGTGGIKPCVSSFGADQFDETDEKEKKKKISFFNWFYFSINVGSLVASSVLVWIQMNVGWGWGLGIPAVSMAIAIAFFFAGSHLYRFQRPGGSPLTRIAQVLVASVRKSHVKVPDDKTLLYEITDKESNIQGSRKLEHTGKFKYLDKAAVQTESDYAKDAVNPWRLCTVTQVEELKGVINLLPVWASGIIFSTVYGQMGTMFILQGNTLDQHIGPNFKIPSASLSLFDTLSVLFWAPVYGSYIIPIARKFTGHEQGFTQLQRMGIGLVISTIAMLVAGALEVARLDYVRRNNLYDLEVISMSIFWQVPQYFLVGCAEVFTFIGQIEFFYDQAPDAMRSLCSALSLTTMAVGSYLSTLLVNIVTAVTTKDGKLGWIPENLNKGHLDYFFWLLAILSFLNFLVYLWIARWYTYKKAAVDP from the exons ATGGCAGCCGACGACATATACACGAATGATGGGACCGTTGATTGTCACAAGAAGCCCGCTATTAAGAAGGAAACTGGAAATTGGAGAGCTTGCAAATTTGTCCTTG GAACTGAGTGCTGCGAGAGATTGGCATACTATGGAATGAGTACCAATCTCGTTAACTATCTACAGGAGCGTTTTAACGAAGATAATGTCACTGCGTCGAATAATGTTACAAATTGGTCTGGTACATGCTATATCACACCACTGATAGGTGCCTTTCTAGCTGATGCATTCATGGGAAGATACTGGACAATTgcaattttctcaattatctatATTCTT gGAATGACACTCTTAACATTATCGGCATCTGTCAGTGGCCTTAAGCCGGTATGTGATGAAAATGGTAGTTGCCATGCAACATCAGCTCAATCCGCAGTCTGCTTTCTAGCACTGTACATGGTTGCTCTTGGAACGGGTGGCATCAAACCATGCGTATCATCCTTTGGTGCAGATCAATTTGATGAAACTGATgagaaagagaaaaagaaaaagatttcTTTTTTCAACTGGTTCTACTTTTCAATTAACGTTGGTTCACTTGTTGCCTCTTCAGTTTTAGTCTGGATACAAATGAATGTAGGTTGGGGATGGGGACTGGGCATCCCTGCAGTTTCCATGGCCATTGCTATTGCATTTTTCTTTGCAGGCAGTCATTTATATCGGTTCCAAAGACCTGGAGGGAGTCCCTTAACTCGGATTGCCCAGGTGCTGGTTGCATCTGTGAGAAAATCTCATGTTAAAGTTCCTGATGACAAGACTCTTCTCTATGAGATAACAGACAAGGAATCAAATATTCAAGGAAGTCGCAAGCTCGAGCACACAGGAAAGTTCAA GTATCTTGATAAGGCTGCTGTGCAAACTGAATCCGACTATGCAAAGGATGCTGTGAATCCATGGAGACTCTGCACCGTTACTCAAGTGGAGGAGCTGAAGGGTGTTATCAATTTGCTACCTGTATGGGCATCTGGGATAATTTTCTCGACTGTATATGGTCAGATGGGCACCATGTTCATTCTTCAAGGAAACACGCTTGACCAACACATTGGCCCGAACTTCAAAATCCCATCAGCATCCCTCTCCCTGTTTGATACTCTAAGCGTCCTATTCTGGGCACCTGTTTATGGCAGCTACATAATTCCCATTGCAAGGAAATTCACAGGCCATGAACAAGGTTTTACTCAGCTCCAAAGAATGGGCATCGGTCTCGTCATATCTACCATTGCCATGCTTGTTGCAGGGGCTTTAGAAGTCGCTCGGCTTGACTATGTTAGGCGGAATAATCTTTATGACCTTGAGGTTATTTCCATGTCAATCTTCTGGCAAGTTCCGCAGTACTTTCTTGTTGGTTGTGCAGAAGTGTTCACTTTCATTGGACAGATAGAGTTCTTCTATGATCAGGCACCTGACGCGATGAGAAGCTTGTGCTCAGCACTTTCTCTTACAACCATGGCGGTCGGTAGTTACTTAAGCACCCTTCTTGTCAATATCGTAACTGCAGTGACAACTAAAGATGGAAAGCTTGGTTGGATTCCAGAAAACTTGAATAAAGGCCATCTCGACTATTTCTTCTGGCTCTTGGCAATCCTTAGCTTCTTAAACTTTCTTGTGTATCTATGGATCGCAAGGTGGTATACATACAAAAAGGCTGCCGTGGATCCTTGA